A single genomic interval of Arachis duranensis cultivar V14167 chromosome 7, aradu.V14167.gnm2.J7QH, whole genome shotgun sequence harbors:
- the LOC107457728 gene encoding sm-like protein LSM6A, translated as MSGVEKEKEKEKGSSGTTKTPADFLKSIRGRPVVVKLNSGVDYRGILACLDGYMNIAMEQTEEYVNGQLKNKYGDAFIRGNNVLYISTSKRTLAEGA; from the exons ATGAGTGGagtagagaaagaaaaagagaaggagaaaggaTCATCAGGAACCACTAAAACCCCTGCCGATTTCCTCAAATCCATTCGCGGCCGCCCCGTTGTCGTTAAGCTCAATTCCGGCGTTGATTATCGTG GTATCTTGGCTTGTCTAGATGGCTATATGAATATTGCAATGGAACAGACAGAGGAGTATGTCAATGGCCAACTGAAGAACAAATATGGCGACGCCTTCATTCGAGGGAATAATG TTCTGTATATTAGTACTTCAAAGAGGACTCTAGCAGAAGGAGCTTAG